The Canis lupus dingo isolate Sandy chromosome 18, ASM325472v2, whole genome shotgun sequence genome includes the window catgagagacacagagagagggagaggggggcagagacacagcagagggagaagcattctcctggcagggagcctgatccaggactccatcccctgaccctgggatcgcgacctgagccaaagcagacgctcagccgctgagccacccaggtgtccattggTTATGTTTTCAAGGAGAGTATAGCATTCATGTGGAATCCTGAGTATCATGTGTCTAATTCTCTGGATGGGTTATGCCTGGAGAAGGTCAGCCCTGGTGGAAACTGAGAAACAGTCCTGAGGAAAAGTCAAGGGGCTTCTGGGGTGACAGGATAGCCTGTGAAGGAAGAGAGGTTCTGTGAGTTGTGAGCAGAGGGGTGGCATTAAACTATCCCTGGTGACCGGAATGAGGGGACAGGGAAAAGCAAGGGTAGCTATGGTTCAGTATAAAAACTGCTGGCTTTGCCTCATTCCTAAAGAACACACATATTTCCCTCAACCTACGTGCCTTTGTAGGGCATCATGGTGAAGAGACTGGGCCACATTGCCACTTGCGGGGACGGGAGTCGGGCACTCACACTATTTCAAAGGGCCCTGCCCAACCTCAGGAATGAGGGCACATcagattttaaagatatttcaaaaagcaaaatgaatgcCACATTAATTAAAGTTTAACATCAAGACAGGAGTCACTACTGCTTTGTATGAGTCTCGTCTCTCCCTGGCTCTGGTCCTGGTCCCGCACTCTTGGGTCCGGGGCAGAGAGTGGAGAGGGGCCCCGCCACAGGAGCTTGGCTCGCAGCACAGGCAAAGATTGCGGTGGCCCAGGAACTGCCAGCCTCACAAACACCAGAACCTAAGTCTTGAGGACTTCCCAGATAGTCCGAGGGAAATGGGGGTCAGGAGGGTGGAAGAGCACATTGACGGAGAGAGGACCATGTTGGGCTACACATGGGGCGGAACAAAGTGCTTTTCAGACTCCCCACTCCTTCACGCAGGTGTTCTCCAATGAGAAACtatgcgtgcgtgtgtgtgtgtgtgtgtgtgtgtgtgtgcgcgcacacggGCACATGCACCGGTGATAGAAGAGCCTCTCTAAAGCCTCCAGTTTGATCAGATAACATAAGAAAAACGAACTTCCATTTGCAGATActttattgaaatgaaaatgtactcAAGGTTTCAACACTTATCTTGCAGTTGATAgatcaaaagacaaaaaggagaagaaagttgTGGTTTGTATTAATCAGCAGTCGGCGTCCAACCATTCTCTGCAGTCCTCAGAGCCCCAGGTCACGTGGAAGGTTAAAACAGAGCACACCAATAACTATTATATATTTCgttctagaaaataaaagcagagacatCGCTCAGATTTTCAGCTCTCTGTGACAAAGGAAAATCTTGAAAGACAAACATGTCTTCTCCTTGGCTTCCTGGGTTTGTCCACATACATCTGGTATCCAAGAAAGTCGGTGTTTGAATTAAGATCTTATTCTAAGGGTCAGGAGACTTTATTGATGCCAGAGTGGTGCTAGGGTTTTCCCCGTCAGAGATCTGGGGATAATTTTTCCCCCACGTTTCCTGTTCCACGAAATATCATATCCCGTAAATATGCTGTGTGTATGATCAGTTTtcacaaagaatttttaagtCTCAgctcaaagataaagagatgtgAAGTTTTTGAGCTCTGGTGTGGCCTTACatgttagaaatattaaaaacagtgtTGAAACCAAAACCATTATTTTTGAGACCTACAAAATTTTTGAGATATGCCCTCCAAGTCATCAGTCCAATCcagatttctaagaaaaaattcCATTATCCATTGCCTgtagcgttttttttttttttcagtctttaaaatgtttagttcGGTAagtacacataacataaaactgaccattttcatcattttaaggaTACAGTTCAACAGTGTTGAGTATATTCACGTTGTGATGCAGCCAttctccagaacatttttatcttgcTATGGTGAAACTCTATACCCACAGAACAATCCTCATTTCCCATACCACCCAACCTCTAGAGAGCATGATTATACCTTCTGTTTCTAGGAAATTGGCTACTCTAGAAAACGGCTCTGAATGAACTCACGCAGCATTTGTCTTTCATCATAgagtcctcaaggttcatccatgttgtgccTTGTGTCAGCCCCCTTGTTAGTGAAGGTCACTTCCAACTGTTCCTTTAGCAATATTTCTAAATCGTCTACCCTGGAATGTTTTCAGTGGCATTTAAGGTAGGGAATAAGATGGAGAGAACAAAACCACTACTGATTGTTGTCTTACACTTTCCATCCCTCACAACAGGTCCATACCCATAATTTCTACTTGTCATTCATGGGCTCTTTAATTCATGGTCAAGGAATCCAGTCATTTATACAAACACATTGTGATTGCTTGCAagtgctttcaattcttttagtaGGATGTACAGAATCTTCTTCAAATGTGTTCTTCTGGAATCTACTCagaaattcttttataaaaaagatttttaaaaacttatttatgatataaagagagagatagaggcagagacacaggcagagggagaagcagggtccatgccggtaacccgacgtgggacttgatcccgggactccaggatcacgccctgggctgaaggcaggcgctaaaccgctgagccacccagggatcccctactcaaAAATTCTTATGaacattttcctctttgtttctatgaAGAAGGGGATTGTTTTTGCTGATCACTGCTACAAGTAGGGACTTCTTGAGAATCAAATGTCTTTTACTGTGATagaaaatggtgtgtgtgtgtgtgtgtgtgtgtgtgtgtgtgtgtgtgttgtgttctctctttggcctttttcatttatcattttctaaagATTCACACGGTGAAGAGGCAAATCAGCACTGGGACCTTGGCTGGCTTTCTGGATTCAAAATATTCACATGCACCCACAATTaatttcactgaaataaaataaagcctgtgTAACACTTGCTATGGAATAATGAGTGACAAGCCTAGAGCCTGCTCATCCCTGTCCACTGGTTTGAAAGCACATCAGGAGAAACCATAGTTACCATCATCAATGCAAAATTGCTCAGAGTTTCATCCGACTGCTGGAGAAAACATTGCTTCAGCTCTGCTATGGCTTCTTTAGTTTCAAGATCAGATGTGAAAGGTTGAAGGAAGTTTTGGTATTCATCTATGCTCACTTGAGAATCGATTGCTTTGTTAACCACTTGTTCTAGGAATAAGCATCCAGAACCTggaaaaaaacatgcaaaagtgTTCTCAGTTATGTAGAGATGAAGCCGTTTCGGGAGTCTCTAAGATGGTGGTCATCTGCTTACATTCCAGTGGACACATACATTCAGGAAGATTAGGGTGAATGGTCTTGAGTTCTCGATTCTAGCATAGAATTTCCTTTAAGCCCGCGAACATGtgtgccccctcctccccgaTCCCTCTCACATTCCCTGCATAGTCCAGAGAAGCTAGACACTAGTAACCATGAAGTAGGAAGACACCAGAGAAATGAGATCTCTACACTGGAGTTTGGGGAACAGAAGATCTTCCAGAAAGCACTGACAGATCTTCAGGCCAAAGCCTGTCCTCCCCATCCAGAACTCACCTGCAAGGCAGTAAAGAGGGAGGGCAACCAGCACGAGGACTCTCAGCAGCTTCATGGTTGAAGTCAGCTCTTGCTGGCTTGTCTGACAGGGACGAAGGAACTCACGTTGGATGGGAGGACCTAGGAGTCCTCCCTTTATTCTCCTGGTCACCACCTTAATCCCTCCCATAAATGAGGGAATGAGTCACACCATGAACCTGGCTTTGGACCAGGAAATGGCAGCAAGAATCATCTGCAACCCAGCTAGTCTGCTCTGTGTTTGTAGAAACCAAGGAGACAGAGCTTGGAACTCCATAATGATACATGACTTTAGATGAAATTAATGCAGACGTGCTTGCTACCTAGTCATATTACAGCCAACCGAGCCTGTGTTGTCACCcagttgttttattattagtGTGGTCTTCATACCCTCCTCGCTCCCCTCctactatctttttttaataataaatttattttttattggtgttcaatttgccaacatacagaataacacccagtgctcatcctgtcaagtgcccccctcagtgcccgtcacccattcaccacccctccactttcctccccttccactacccctagttcatttcccagagttaggagtcttcatgttctgtctccctttctgatatttcctacccatttcttctcccttcccttctattccctttcactattatttatattccccaaatgaatgagaacatataacgtttgtccttctccgattgacttatttcactcagcataatagcctccagttccatccacgttgaagcaaatggtgggtatttgtcatttctttcttctttcttctttctttctttctttctttctttctttctttctttctttgtatttgtcatttctaatggctgagtaatatgccattgtatacataaaccacatctcctttatccattcatctttcgatggacaccgaggctcctttcacagtttggctattgtggacattgctgctataaacatcggggtgcaaatagaaaacctgagcaggccaataaccagggaggaaattgaagcagtcatcaaaaacctcccaagacacaaaagtccagggccagatggcttctctgggcaattctatcaaacgtttaaagaagaaacaatacctatcctactaaagctgtttggaaagatagaaagagatggagtacttccaaatttgttctaagaggccagcatcaccttaattccaaaaccagacaaagaccccaccaaaaaggagaattatagaccaatatccctgatgaacatggatgcaaaaattctcaacaagattactagccaataggatacaacagtacattaagaaaattattcaccatgaccaagtaggatttattcctgggacacaaggctggttcaacactcgtagaacaatcaatgtgattcatcgtatcagcaagagattaaaccaagaaccatatgatcctctgaatagatgcagagaaagtatttgacaaaatacagcatccattcctgatcaaaactcttcagagtgtagggatagaggaacattcctcagcatcttaaaagccatctacgaaaaacccacagcaaatatcattctcaatggggaagcactgcgagcctttcccctaagatcaggaagaagatagggatgtccactctcaccactgctattcaacatagtactgcaagtcctagcctcagcaatcagacaacaaaaagacatcaaaggcattcgaattggcaaagaaaaagtcaaactctccctcttcgccgatgacatgatactctacctagaaaacccaaaagcctccaccccaagattgctagaactcatatagcaatttggcagcgtggcaggatacaaaatcaatgcccagaagtcagtggcatttctatacactaacaaggagactgaagaaagagaaattaaggagtcaatcccatttacaattgcacccaaaaacataagatacctcggaataaacctaaccaaagaggtaaaggatctataccctaaaaactacagaacacttctgaaaggaattgaggaagacacaaagagatggaaaaatattccatgctcatggattggcagaattaatattgtgaaaatgtcaatgttaccctcctccttcttcaagGTCCATAAAGCTTCCCATCCCCTGTTTCTGCTCCTGCTGGCTTACCAACCTCTGGGCTCAATGCAATACCACAAACATCCTCTGGAGGTCAGACTTCCCTCCCCCTCAGTCACTTTAGTAAGGACTTGTCATTTGGGAACTACTAGGTCTCATTTTTGGTGAAAGCCTCTTTTGACAAGAATATCTCACATAATTAAATCGATTTCATAAATTCAGACTATtacaaatctataaatattttttagctcTTGAGGATTTTTCCGCCACAGATTCAAAGGATGATGTGCAGCAGTAGAGCAAGAGGTTGGTTGCTCAGCAGAGGCAGTGCTGAGTGGTGGGCCGGTGAAGAGTGTGGTCAAGCAGATATGGATTTAAACCTTGGATGGAACACCTAATCACGAAGTGTCCTTGGGCAAGTGAAACTGCTGGTCGTTTCATTTCAAGCTTCCCTTTCCTCATTTCTGAAATGAGCAGGAATAATATCAGGCCTGATTTTGCAAGTTGACAGACATTCTGTAAAGAGCTTATCTAGGGCTTCAAAAAGGTAATCACGAATAAATGGAAGGTTCATCCATCCTTtcatccgtccgtccatccatccatgcatccatgcatccatccatccacgaCAGACTGACAAAAGGTAACCATGGGCTTTCCCCATCACGGGGGCCTGTGCTCTGTGGCCCAGATTCAGTGGTTCAGCCAAGACTTGGCCCTGTGGAGCTTACATCTACAAGAGAAGCAACAAACAAGCCCATAAGTGaatgagacacagaaagtgaTGGCTGTACAGAACAACACTGAGGGGCAGTGTCCAGGACAGAGGTCCAGTCTGGCTATGGGAAGGGGGACTTTAAGCCTGGATGAGTGGACAATGAGATCAAGAGGAAGATCTGGGAAAGAGTGTTCTAGGAAGAGAGAATAGCACACACAGAGGCTCTGGAGCACTTGGTATTTGGCAAGATAAGGAAAGCAAACACAGTGTGCCTCGTGGTGTCAAGAGAGACACAGGACGGCCTCATactgtagaaatagaaaaaccacATCAGTTGAAGCGGGGACAGCCTGAGGGCAATAGGATCATGAGAAAGAAAGTTGGCTCAAGGTAacacaaagaaagggaaattgatgagagagccagagagatgagTTAATTACTCGTGAATACAGTATTTGTGTTTGGATTATTTGAATATTGGATTATTTCCTCCCATTATTCAGCTGGAGCCTAAGTTGCCAAGAACAATGCTAATTTAGGGAGAGGCtagaaataggaaggaaggtTGATGTTCCTATGTGCGTACGTTCCCCCGGTTGATCATTGCTGCCAATATCCATTCCAAAGTCAAATGAAGGTCTTCAGTGATGAAAGGAGAGACTTCTTGGCTAAGTCTTAATGGGCAGTCACCCTGGGTGATTTGGACTTGCTGTGTTACCTGCTGGGACACAGTTCCCTGTGTcagaacacaaataaaataaagcaaaataaaaaagaaataaagcaaaacaaaacacaataaaataatacCTCACATCATGTACATGGTGTCCACAATAAAGagtatatttttttcccctcacgtTTTCTCCAGCTGAAGATGATGATCATTCCCGCTGAACGAACACAGTGAACTCAGCTCACAAAGGACTCATTGGCAAGCCAGTGTCGACcaggagaaatagaagaaaccAAAAGTTTAGATTGCATGTGCAGCTAGCCTGATGTTCCTCCTCCCAAAAGGAGCTTTAAGTCAGGTTCCCAACGATGCTAAGAAACTAGGGGAATGGAGGCCTCAATTTCCGTGTTGGTAGAACATTACTGTTCCCCTATCATTGCAAACCATGATGTACAGGTGAGTTTGTACAGGTACATATTTTACCCTGAATACCCTGTGTCATGGGAGAGAGACAAAGTATTCGGCAAGAGGGAGTTATATTTGGCCTGTCCTCAGTCCTACGCAAGACCTGAGATCTACTCACACTGATATTATGGCCATTTGAGGCCTTGCCATACTGCCTATAAGTAAAAACCGTCAGTGAGCGCCATCTTTTCTCAGTGATTCATGCGCTGGTACAAAAGCCTATGAAGGAGTTCTTTTGAAATTTAGAtgatttttaagtgcttttaaaTTGTAAGTTACTAATATGGATCAGCTTTGCAGTATTGAGGGACAAGATATCCCACATGTTTTTTCACTCATTGTTTAAAGCCAGTTCTGCCCTCACCTGCAGAGCTGTTGGGACATTAACCTCAGGCATGTTCTATCAAAGTGAACCTCTTCCTCATTAAGATCCTGCCAAAGTCTAGGTCTTGGGGACAGAGGGACTTACCCAGTCCAGCAAGCTTAGGAGAGACTCTGGCTTTGAAGACATGTTGAAGGCAGTGAGATGGTTGTTCACAGTATCTAGAGTGTTCCTAGACCAGGGTCTCTAGTTGCCATGGGCCAAGCCTGCTGTGGAGATTTCACAGCTGCGTCCCCTTGTACCCTGGGATTGTCATAAGTCCTCGGTACAGTGTTGGCACATAGCCGGCACTGTGTGCGTGTCATCTGCTAGTGAATAATACTATAAAACTGAGAAGGTCTTATGCTAAACCCAGAAGGACTACTGGACCATCAGAGACCACTGGAAATTTGCTTCAACATTATATTCTGTGAAAAATCTAGAGAAGGCCATGTTCACACCTGAGGTAAAACTCCCATGTTTGAATATGAGGCACTGAATTTGGATCCATGCTTACTTGA containing:
- the LOC112659548 gene encoding mammaglobin-A-like isoform X1, coding for MGGIKVVTRRIKGGLLGPPIQREFLRPCQTSQQELTSTMKLLRVLVLVALPLYCLAGSGCLFLEQVVNKAIDSQVSIDEYQNFLQPFTSDLETKEAIAELKQCFLQQSDETLSNFALMMNEIYNSYWCALF
- the LOC112659548 gene encoding mammaglobin-A-like isoform X2, translating into MKLLRVLVLVALPLYCLAGSGCLFLEQVVNKAIDSQVSIDEYQNFLQPFTSDLETKEAIAELKQCFLQQSDETLSNFALMMNEIYNSYWCALF